A single genomic interval of Balaenoptera musculus isolate JJ_BM4_2016_0621 chromosome 14, mBalMus1.pri.v3, whole genome shotgun sequence harbors:
- the CCDC188 gene encoding LOW QUALITY PROTEIN: coiled-coil domain-containing protein 188 (The sequence of the model RefSeq protein was modified relative to this genomic sequence to represent the inferred CDS: substituted 1 base at 1 genomic stop codon), protein MEGPKTLGPRGHSHPQCPQPPASSSHGGCLDPPCXGFVRWPCMMPLSSTHSVESARPFPAPGTGGGGPRVGDEVPGNFITGEEGEMQQQRPRDHPAGARQGQVEMGLGWGWPLHSGREQGTPRQGAGPSSGPRSCPCPPLTPGAGTPASPRAAPSQLQSVLLGPAEQSFLQMEQENQNLKRQNQDLQEQLGALLGPGQQFLPLCPEHSSCTALTWPLEQASARPLEDSAPLQLLRQELCRGKESFVQQSQNELQQIRLSFERKKMAITEVWDGVAEVHMALNNQATGLLNLKKDIRGVLNQMEDIQLEILGERAQCRTQVRKEQQMVCIGKARTQLGCSEGLKRQLWLLALRLLLGALLACTAAYVYVVDPAPFEGLVPPLLSRATVWKLRTLLGPFLRLEVDDFLPF, encoded by the exons ATGGAGGGGCCGAAAACCCTGGGACCCCGTGGCCACTCCCACCCACAgtgcccccaacccccagcttcGAGCAGCCATGGAGGATGCCTGGACCCACCCTGCTAGGGGTTTGTAAGGTGGCCCTGCATGATGCCTCTCAGCTCCACCCACTCAGTGGAGTCTGCCAGGCCTTTCCCGGCCCcggggacagggggtggggggcccaGGGTCGGTGACGAGGTACCTGGGAACTTTATCACAGGTGAAGAGGGAGAgatgcagcagcagaggccgcGAGACCACCCGGCGGGGGCGAGACAAGGACAAGTAgagatggggctggggtggggctggcccCTGCACTCAGGCCGAGAGCAGGGGACACccaggcagggggcggggcccagCTCAGGGCCCAGATCCTGCCCTTGCCCGCCCCTGACCCCGGGGGCAGGGACCCCGGCCTCGCCCAGGGcagccccctcccagctccagagcGTACTCCTGGGGCCTGCAGAGCAGTCCTTTCTCCAGATGGAGCAGGAGAACCAGAATCTG aaaaggcagaaccaggacctGCAGGAGCAGCTGGGGGCCCTCCTGGGGCCAGGGCAGCAGTTCCTGCCCTTGTGCCCGGAGCACTCGAGCTGCACGGCCCTGACCTGG CCCCTTGAGCAGGCCAGTGCCCGGCCCCTGGAGGACAGTGCCCCTCTGCAGCTGCTGAGGCAGGAGCTGTGCCGGGGGAAAGAGTCCTTCGTGCAACAGTCCCAG AACGAGCTGCAGCAGATCCGACTGTCCTTTGAGAGGAAGAAGATGGCCATCACCGAG GTGTGGGATGGCGTGGCCGAAGTACACATGGCCCTGAACAACCAGGCCACCGGGCTCCTG AACCTCAAGAAGGACATCCGGGGTGTGCTGAACCAGATGGAGGACATCCAGCTGGAGATTTTGGG gGAACGGGCCCAGTGCCGCACCCAGGTCAGGAAGGAGCAGCAGATGGTGTGCATAGGG AAGGCGCGGACGCAGCTGGGATGTTCCGAGGGCCTCAAACGCCAGCTCTG GCTGCTGGCCCTGAGGTTGCTGCTGGGTGCCCTGCTAGCCTGCACTGCCGCCTACGTGTACGTGGTGGACCCTGCGCCCTTCGAGGGGCTGGTGCCGCCCCTGCTGAGCCGCGCCACCGTCTGGAAGCTCCGGACCCTGCTGGGCCCGTTCCTGCGCCTTGAGGTGGACGACTTCCTGCCCTTCTAG